In Vanacampus margaritifer isolate UIUO_Vmar chromosome 9, RoL_Vmar_1.0, whole genome shotgun sequence, the following proteins share a genomic window:
- the LOC144057710 gene encoding uncharacterized protein KIAA0408-like, with the protein MLVHFASFVDVCVQGGENRRILLDLKTVLEEVQVEVKREEEKRSNLQLQYTRDRCAWELEREELKCRIAQLETKGSSSSASGGVQCAADSYSLARQASCEKHSETSTLRWNKEEERKLLADTHSTTMELRCRLEHHEKNWLKEKDELLKRFDIERNEWESQLKDMQRKIEELYCEVRAKREGACHWNEEEMHLLNVHSLSSGSSVLSELSQTQSSCSQPESSPAFDLYNIVSGGGSESHSNTCCQPDGLSELIAGGQFTQKECAHPGLRSQDSIIDRKRAVNTSELETIFHKTVGRGQATKHVSIENDKYVHCGIQEGPLLAELSNASEKKKSTTALNAALKEIARVSEELCNYQDEIKKKNEDKRNPSESSEEKNTPDMDKTGLKSNEAAYDLSQIYNNLKELEKENWITMSPDYTWRANRGSEDSREKDSINSCKDVQTIPVALSDMDTAAPPVPPRSFSRNLSSPSQTDTELHIPESPITTMSNCHSPSVTVDQRYGSPSIVRKFEAMLQENEGKVFIDGVVSCSIPKNSKCDIGCCHNRWSCDATKFASSKLSRCGTVQKSFSEANILTSRKDCSPYSSGIGNLHKHQIQMPPVVKELPVDLLLSSLEISPTSPNPQGSRRNIMLEKKTAEFNRTLFQAGMGRGVEEDECVVEADGHYVDCQPALIAECVPDELLLPRHCPDDISGAMDINIEVALSTSTSHLPIQNTEVKLNQSISEVQEARMKNSKYFVNVTEQPNAVVWEANTISSQNPVNLSEVEQKVQMASGPSRKPQNRAPSDIPPFEPVMSASIHSGVEDIICKMDNPPGAKIQPAIVDTSLQEPSAHSKQEQIALPKLGPHYQMDCSRPASRKLKDHPWKPLTLAAYPRPEGSRSNYGALERILKHYESACQSQPQDETDLGPNSLQQDTVTGWNMRGMHSHHVAPPPLSSHRNIGLAQAQQPVQDEVEPYMSSTHNVFLKPPCQANRRLPSRWASLPPTSSSPATLSPCTTTV; encoded by the exons ATGCTGGTTCATTTTGCAagttttgttgatgtttgtgtgCAGGGAGGGGAGAACCGGAGAATTTTGCTGGACCTGAAGACAGTGTTGGAGGAAGTGCAGGTGGAGGTGAAGCGAGAGGAAGAGAAGAGGAGTAATCTGCAGCTGCAGTACACCAGAGATAGATGTGCCTGGGAGCTGGAGAGGGAGGAGCTCAAGTGTCGCATTGCTCAG CTGGAAACCAAAGGCAGTTCTAGTTCAGCGAGTGGAGGTGTCCAGTGTGCAGCAGATTCCTACTCATTGGCCCGACAAGCTAGTTGTGAAAAGCACAGCGAGACATCAACGCTTCGTTGGAACAAGGAGGAAGAGCGAAAACTTTTAGCTGACACACACTCAACCACTATGGAGCTGCGTTGTCGCCTGGAACACCATGAAAAGAATTGGTTGAAGGAGAAAGACGAGCTACTGAAGAGATTTGACATTGAAAGGAATGAATGGGAGAGCCAACTGAAAGACATGCAAAGGAAAATAGAAGAG TTGTACTGCGAGGTGAGGGCCAAGCGAGAGGGGGCTTGTCATTGGAATGAGGAAGAAATGCATCTGCTAAATGTGCATTCACTCAGCTCTGGTTCCAGTGTGCTCAGTGAGTTGTCACAGACACAAAGCAGCTGCAGTCAGCCAGAGTCCTCACCTGCCTTTGATCTCTACAACATTGTCAGTGGTGGGGGGAGTGAGAGTCATTCAAACACCTGTTGTCAACCAGACGGACTCAGTGAACTAATTGCAGGTGGTCAGTTTACTCAGAAAGAGTGTGCACATCCTGGATTGAGATCTCAAGACTCCATCATTGATAGGAAACGTGCTGTGAACACTTCGGAGCTTGAAACAATTTTCCATAAAACTGTTGGACGTGGACAGGCAACAAAACATGTCTCCATAGAGAATGACAAATATGTTCATTGTGGCATTCAAGAAGGTCCACTGTTGGCAGAGTTGAGTAATGCCagtgagaagaagaaaagcacaACTGCGCTCAATGCT gcTCTGAAGGAGATTGCTCGTGTCAGTGAGGAACTCTGTAACTACCAGGATGAGATAAAAAAGAAGAACGAGGATAAAAG AAATCCATCTGAATCGTCAGAAGAGAAGAACActcctgacatggataaaacaGGACTTAAGTCAAATGAGGCAGCGTATGACCTCAGCCAAATCTACAATAACCTTAAGGAGTTGGAGAAGGAAAACTGGATCACCATGTCGCCAGATTACACCTGGCGGGCCAACAGAGGATCAGAAGATTCCCGGGAAAAGGATTCTATTAACAGCTGCAAAGATGTACAGACAATCCCTGTAGCACTCTCTGATATGGATACAGCAGCCCCCCCAGTTCCTCCCCGCAGCTTCTCCCGGAATCTGAGCTCTCCCTCCCAGACAGACACAGAACTCCACATCCCCGAGTCTCCCATAACAACAATGTCAAACTGCCACAGCCCAAGTGTTACAGTAGACCAAAGGTATGGCAGTCCATCTATTGTTAGAAAGTTTGAAGCAATGTTGCAAGAAAATGAAGGAAAGGTTTTCATAGATGGTGTAGTATCATGTTCCATACCTAAAAATTCTAAGTGTGACATTGGCTGCTGCCACAACCGCTGGTCTTGTGATGCAACCAAGTTCGCTAGCAGTAAGTTGTCCAGATGTGGGACTGTCCAGAAGAGTTTCTCTGAAGCCAACATATTGACTTCAAGAAAAGATTGCTCACCTTACAGCTCTGGTATTGGAAATTTACACAAGCACCAAATACAAATGCCTCCAGTTGTAAAGGAATTACCTGTAGATTTGCTATTGTCCTCCCTGGAAATATCACCAACCAGTCCCAACCCGCAGGGCTCCAGAAGAAAcatcatgttggaaaaaaaaacggctgagTTCAACAGAACTTTGTTTCAAGCAGGGATGGGCCGTGGGGTAGAGGAAGACGAATGTGTTGTAGAAGCAGATGGCCACTATGTGGATTGCCAACCAGCCCTGATAGCAGAATGTGTGCCAGATGAGCTTTTACTTCCCAGGCATTGCCCTGATGACATCTCTGGCGCCATGGACATAAATATTGAAGTTGCATTATCTACTTCCACTTCACATCTTCCCATTCAAAACACAGAGGTCAAACTGAACCAGAGTATATCTGAAGTTCAAGAGGCCAGAATGAAGAATAGCAAATATTTCGTCAATGTAACTGAACAACCAAATGCTGTAGTCTGGGAGGCTAATACAATTAGTTCTCAGAATCCTGTAAACCTCTCCGAGGTGGAGCAAAAAGTTCAAATGGCAAGCGGCCCTTCCAGAAAACCACAAAACAGAGCACCCTCAGACATTCCCCCTTTTGAACCTGTAATGTCTGCAAGTATCCATTCAGGTGTGGAAGATATAATCTGTAAAATGGACAATCCTCCAGGAGCTAAGATTCAACCAGCTATAGTTGACACCTCACTCCAGGAGCCTTCAGCTCACAGCAAACAAGAACAAATTGCACTTCCAAAACTTGGGCCGCACTACCAGATGGACTGCTCCAGACCTGCATCTCGAAAGTTGAAAGACCATCCCTGGAAGCCCCTCACTCTTGCTGCGTACCCGCGCCCCGAGGGATCAAGGTCCAACTACGGAGCATTAGAAAGAATTCTGAAGCACTATGAGAGTGCATGCCAGTCACAACCACAGGATGAGACAGATTTGGGTCCTAATAGCCTTCAACAAGATACTGTCACCGGATGGAACATGCGAGGCATGCATTCTCATCATGTAGCTCCTCCTCCACTCAGCAGCCACAGGAACATCGGACTGGCGCAGGCACAGCAGCCAGTGCAG